A DNA window from Bradyrhizobium barranii subsp. barranii contains the following coding sequences:
- a CDS encoding substrate-binding domain-containing protein: MLQIEIEAVWRFRREGNPRTVVVMLGVLNEIRKTGKITSAASDVHLSYRHVWNLIEQWSEFFGTPLVETQRGKGSKLTPFGERLVWAGERMQARLGPQLENLAQELASEIKPFLEQRPSVIRVHASHGFAVAKLREFLDREPGIGVDLRYVSNQHSLVALAQGACDLSGLHLPHGALRAQGIKAAREWLDPREDRIISFVTREMGLMVARGNPLRIASLQDLTGPKVRFVNRDHDSGTRLLFDQLLAANGIDESKINGAQQIEFTHAAVAAYVASGMADASFGVEAAARHFGLDFIRILTEDYFFVCKRAFLDTGPMQRILEIMRSADFRAAVATLPGYVPSDTGNVTGVKAFLEMHAVR, encoded by the coding sequence ATGCTTCAGATCGAGATCGAGGCTGTCTGGCGGTTTCGCCGGGAAGGCAATCCGCGCACCGTGGTGGTGATGCTCGGCGTGCTCAACGAAATCCGGAAGACCGGAAAGATCACGAGCGCGGCCAGCGATGTGCACCTGTCCTACCGGCACGTCTGGAATCTGATCGAGCAATGGTCGGAATTCTTCGGCACGCCGCTGGTCGAGACCCAGCGCGGCAAGGGGTCAAAGCTCACGCCATTCGGCGAGCGGCTGGTATGGGCCGGCGAGCGCATGCAGGCCCGGCTCGGGCCGCAGCTCGAAAACCTGGCGCAGGAGCTGGCGAGCGAGATAAAGCCGTTCCTCGAACAGCGCCCTTCGGTGATCCGCGTTCATGCCAGCCACGGCTTTGCCGTGGCAAAATTGCGCGAATTCCTCGATCGCGAGCCCGGCATCGGCGTCGATTTGCGCTATGTCAGCAACCAACATTCGCTGGTCGCGCTGGCGCAAGGCGCCTGCGACCTCTCCGGCCTGCATCTGCCGCACGGCGCGCTGCGCGCGCAAGGCATCAAGGCTGCGCGCGAATGGCTCGACCCGCGCGAGGATCGCATCATCAGTTTCGTCACGCGCGAGATGGGGCTGATGGTCGCGCGCGGCAATCCGCTGCGCATCGCTTCGCTTCAAGACCTCACCGGACCAAAAGTCCGCTTCGTCAACCGCGACCATGATTCCGGCACGCGGCTGTTGTTCGACCAGCTGCTTGCCGCGAACGGCATCGACGAGAGCAAGATCAACGGCGCGCAGCAGATCGAGTTCACACACGCGGCCGTCGCGGCCTATGTCGCGAGCGGCATGGCGGATGCGAGCTTTGGTGTCGAGGCGGCCGCCCGCCACTTCGGCCTCGATTTCATCCGCATCCTCACCGAGGATTATTTCTTCGTCTGCAAGCGCGCCTTCCTCGATACCGGGCCGATGCAGCGCATCCTGGAGATCATGCGCAGCGCCGATTTCCGCGCCGCCGTCGCCACCCTGCCCGGCTACGTGCCGTCGGATACCGGCAACGTGACCGGCGTGAAGGCGTTTCTGGAGATGCACGCCGTGCGGTGA